A single genomic interval of Rhea pennata isolate bPtePen1 chromosome 5, bPtePen1.pri, whole genome shotgun sequence harbors:
- the RAB3IL1 gene encoding guanine nucleotide exchange factor for Rab-3A isoform X4: MSLFSQACFEEDCQKQPAVGHWKPLMPSKGSKEEPEPECQDPGGDESQSTEQLNVSRLRSSSVEIREKGSEFLKEELHKAQKELKLKDKECERLSKVREQLEQELEELTASLFEEAHKMVREANTKQAASEKQLKEAWGKIDMLQAEVTALKTLVITSTPSSPNRELHPQLQSPTKAVFRKGHGRNKSTSSAVVNAASQSVTSEPVKHECKEVDSILFAEFQAWKESPTLDKSCSFLDRIYREDVGPCLDFTKQELSELVRAAVEQNTLTIEPVASQTLPVVKVSAVECGGPKRCALSGLPRTCKHRIMLGDSGNYYYISPSCRARITAVCNFFTYIRYIQQGLVRQDVELMYWEVMRLRREMSLAKLGFFPSEM, encoded by the exons ATGTCACTGTTTAG CCAGGCCTGTTTTGAGGAAGACTGCCAGAAGCAGCCAGCTGTGGGACACTGGAAGCCGCTAATGCCATCCAAAGGCAGCAAGGAGGAACCAGAGCCTGAGTGCCAGGACCCAGGTGGGGATGAGAGCCAGTCCACTGAGCAGCTCAACGTGTCCCGTCTGCGCAGCTCCTCAGTGGAGATCCGTGAAAAGGGGTCTGAGTTCCTGAAGGAAGAGCTGCACAAAGCACAGAAG GAGCTGAAGCTGAAGGACAAGGAATGTGAGAGACTGTCGAAAGTCAGAGAACAGCTGGAGCAGGAACTAGAGGAATTAACAGCTAGTCTGTTTGAG GAAGCGCACAAGATGGTGAGAGAAGCAAACACTAAACAGGCGGCGTCAGAGAAACAACTGAAGGAGGCATGGGGGAAG ATTGACATGCTGCAGGCTGAAGTGACAGCTTTGAAGACTCTGGTGATCACATCCACACCTTCCTCTCCAAACCGGGAGCTGCACCCACAGCTTcagagtcccaccaaagctGTCTTCAGGAAAGGGCATGGTCGAAACAAGAGCACTAGCAGCGCGGTGGTCAATGCTGCCAGCCAGAGCGTGACCTCGGAGCCAGTCAAACATGAGTGCAAAGAG GTCGACTCTATTTTATTTGCTGAGTTCCAGGCCTGGAAGGAGTCTCCAACTCTGGATAAATCCTGCTCCTTCTTGGACAGAATTTACCGAGAAGATGTAGGACCATGTCTGGACTTCACTAAGCAGGAG cTGTCAGAACTGGTGCGAGCAGCTGTGGAGCAGAACACACTCACCATCGAGCCTGTTGCTTCGCAGACACTGCCTGTGGTGAAGGTGTCAGCAGTAGAGTGCGGTGGGCCAAA aaGATGTGCTCTAAGTGGCCTACCCAGGACCTGCAAGCACCGTATCATGCTGGGGGATTCTGGGAATTATTACTACATTTCGCCATCCTGCCGGGCCAGG aTCACAGCGGTGTGCAACTTTTTCACATATATTCGATATATCCAGCAGGGCTTGGTGAGGCAGGATG tggaGCTGATGTACTGGGAAGTCATGCGGCTCCGGAGGGAGATGTCTCTAGCCAAACTTGGTTTTTTTCCCAGTGAGATGTAA
- the RAB3IL1 gene encoding guanine nucleotide exchange factor for Rab-3A isoform X2, with protein MSLFSQACFEEDCQKQPAVGHWKPLMPSKGSKEEPEPECQDPGGDESQSTEQLNVSRLRSSSVEIREKGSEFLKEELHKAQKELKLKDKECERLSKVREQLEQELEELTASLFEEAHKMVREANTKQAASEKQLKEAWGKIDMLQAEVTALKTLVITSTPSSPNRELHPQLQSPTKAVFRKGHGRNKSTSSAVVNAASQSVTSEPVKHECKESGVPALLSLLLCIIPGKAIHIIYEPGWQALGADASSSLRQVDSILFAEFQAWKESPTLDKSCSFLDRIYREDVGPCLDFTKQELSELVRAAVEQNTLTIEPVASQTLPVVKVSAVECGGPKRCALSGLPRTCKHRIMLGDSGNYYYISPSCRARITAVCNFFTYIRYIQQGLVRQDVELMYWEVMRLRREMSLAKLGFFPSEM; from the exons ATGTCACTGTTTAG CCAGGCCTGTTTTGAGGAAGACTGCCAGAAGCAGCCAGCTGTGGGACACTGGAAGCCGCTAATGCCATCCAAAGGCAGCAAGGAGGAACCAGAGCCTGAGTGCCAGGACCCAGGTGGGGATGAGAGCCAGTCCACTGAGCAGCTCAACGTGTCCCGTCTGCGCAGCTCCTCAGTGGAGATCCGTGAAAAGGGGTCTGAGTTCCTGAAGGAAGAGCTGCACAAAGCACAGAAG GAGCTGAAGCTGAAGGACAAGGAATGTGAGAGACTGTCGAAAGTCAGAGAACAGCTGGAGCAGGAACTAGAGGAATTAACAGCTAGTCTGTTTGAG GAAGCGCACAAGATGGTGAGAGAAGCAAACACTAAACAGGCGGCGTCAGAGAAACAACTGAAGGAGGCATGGGGGAAG ATTGACATGCTGCAGGCTGAAGTGACAGCTTTGAAGACTCTGGTGATCACATCCACACCTTCCTCTCCAAACCGGGAGCTGCACCCACAGCTTcagagtcccaccaaagctGTCTTCAGGAAAGGGCATGGTCGAAACAAGAGCACTAGCAGCGCGGTGGTCAATGCTGCCAGCCAGAGCGTGACCTCGGAGCCAGTCAAACATGAGTGCAAAGAG TCTGGGGTACctgctctcctctctctgctcctttgtaTCATCCCTGGAAAGGCTATCCACATCATCTATGAACCAGGCTGGCAGGCCTTGGGGGCAGATGCTTCTTCATCCTTGCGGCAG GTCGACTCTATTTTATTTGCTGAGTTCCAGGCCTGGAAGGAGTCTCCAACTCTGGATAAATCCTGCTCCTTCTTGGACAGAATTTACCGAGAAGATGTAGGACCATGTCTGGACTTCACTAAGCAGGAG cTGTCAGAACTGGTGCGAGCAGCTGTGGAGCAGAACACACTCACCATCGAGCCTGTTGCTTCGCAGACACTGCCTGTGGTGAAGGTGTCAGCAGTAGAGTGCGGTGGGCCAAA aaGATGTGCTCTAAGTGGCCTACCCAGGACCTGCAAGCACCGTATCATGCTGGGGGATTCTGGGAATTATTACTACATTTCGCCATCCTGCCGGGCCAGG aTCACAGCGGTGTGCAACTTTTTCACATATATTCGATATATCCAGCAGGGCTTGGTGAGGCAGGATG tggaGCTGATGTACTGGGAAGTCATGCGGCTCCGGAGGGAGATGTCTCTAGCCAAACTTGGTTTTTTTCCCAGTGAGATGTAA